In bacterium, a single window of DNA contains:
- the norR gene encoding Anaerobic nitric oxide reductase transcription regulator NorR, producing the protein MNTSKVGIPSVSPTLQQHLQGLALLKDFALALEQSADLALTLNDFLQQVIAYMGMERGLIILLDRSREGGARLQISQQLAHADMEELSRTVLKQVLSTGKVFTPGQTPGVTGDSDFSRTAVMSALASRDLLSPEAAQTIESASIKKLGLTAVCAVPIKQQDQMLGVLYLDSKTRAVGDDIFLLSFVDAFCAIAASILHKLQQLETAGGATGEPMQFGEFLTANPTMKAILKKSRKVAQYAGAATILIRGETGTGKDVLARALHHEGRRSRKPFIVVNCPAIPESLFESQLFGSKKGAFTDAHEDKAGLVAAAEGGTLFFDEIGDMPLEVQAKVLRLLENREYIPLGSTKAVRADVTILAATNADLPKLVEEKKFREDLYARLDEIQLEIPPLRFRPEDVTLIALHLVQEFNDNTGTSYNLEESALQQIQAYDWPRNVRELRSVLNRAMLLGDGKVVEIEIRGQQAGAKTDPLHDLPPFEGTPPSLQEVEDQHILRVLLWTEGNKRKAAQVLGIGEKTLYDKLGRMLKREEG; encoded by the coding sequence ATGAACACATCGAAAGTCGGGATCCCCTCGGTCTCACCCACGCTCCAGCAGCACCTGCAGGGACTGGCGTTGCTGAAGGACTTTGCCCTCGCGCTGGAGCAGAGCGCTGATCTCGCCCTGACGCTCAACGATTTCCTGCAGCAGGTCATCGCATACATGGGGATGGAGCGGGGGCTCATCATCCTGCTGGACCGCTCCCGGGAGGGGGGCGCCCGGCTTCAGATCTCGCAGCAACTGGCCCATGCCGATATGGAGGAATTGAGCCGGACCGTCCTGAAGCAGGTCCTCTCGACCGGCAAAGTCTTCACCCCGGGACAGACCCCGGGAGTCACTGGCGACAGCGACTTTTCACGCACGGCGGTGATGAGCGCGCTGGCCTCGCGGGATCTGCTCTCTCCGGAAGCGGCACAGACGATTGAATCTGCGTCAATCAAGAAGCTCGGGCTCACGGCGGTCTGCGCCGTGCCGATTAAACAGCAGGACCAGATGCTCGGAGTCCTCTATCTGGACAGCAAAACCCGGGCGGTGGGCGATGACATTTTCCTCCTCTCATTCGTCGATGCCTTCTGTGCCATCGCGGCCAGCATCCTGCACAAACTGCAGCAACTGGAAACGGCGGGTGGCGCGACCGGGGAACCCATGCAGTTCGGGGAGTTCCTGACCGCGAATCCCACCATGAAGGCGATCCTCAAGAAGTCCCGCAAAGTGGCGCAGTATGCCGGCGCTGCGACCATCCTGATCCGGGGCGAAACGGGCACCGGGAAGGATGTTTTGGCCCGGGCACTTCACCACGAGGGGAGACGCAGCCGCAAGCCGTTCATCGTGGTGAACTGCCCGGCCATCCCCGAGTCGCTCTTTGAGTCGCAGCTCTTCGGCTCCAAGAAAGGGGCGTTTACCGACGCCCACGAAGACAAAGCCGGGTTGGTCGCTGCCGCCGAGGGGGGAACCCTCTTCTTTGATGAAATCGGCGATATGCCCCTGGAAGTCCAGGCGAAGGTTCTGCGACTCCTGGAAAATCGCGAGTACATCCCCTTAGGCTCGACCAAAGCGGTCCGGGCAGATGTCACCATCCTCGCGGCTACCAACGCAGACCTTCCGAAGCTGGTCGAGGAGAAAAAGTTTCGGGAAGACCTCTACGCCCGTCTTGATGAAATCCAGCTGGAGATTCCGCCGCTCCGCTTTCGTCCGGAGGATGTCACGCTCATTGCGCTCCACCTGGTACAGGAGTTTAACGACAACACGGGTACCAGCTACAATCTCGAAGAGAGTGCCCTGCAGCAGATTCAGGCCTACGACTGGCCCCGGAATGTCCGGGAACTGCGCAGCGTGCTGAATCGTGCGATGTTGCTGGGGGATGGGAAAGTGGTGGAGATCGAGATTCGCGGGCAGCAGGCCGGCGCGAAGACCGATCCTCTCCACGACCTTCCCCCCTTCGAGGGGACCCCGCCCTCGCTCCAGGAAGTAGAGGATCAGCACATTTTGCGGGTTCTGCTCTGGACCGAAGGGAACAAGCGGAAGGCAGCCCAGGTGCTCGGCATCGGGGAGAAAACCCTCTACGACAAGCTGGGTCGGATGCTGAAGCGGGAAGAAGGCTGA